One Alteromonas sp. KC3 DNA segment encodes these proteins:
- a CDS encoding Dyp-type peroxidase: protein MTQPQKGICAEPNLHAQYLMLNVIDDDSEAVRAKLSRVLDIFEHFENEHYEAMVTGVVAIGTSYWTEVYPGLIPVELTPFPDMQCEDRSAPTMPCDIFIQIRADRLDICHAVGIEVMDLLRIHVELVEQIRGFRYLDGRDLNGFLYASDNPRGMKRRQIAVIGEDDPDFAGGSYVHVQRYRHDLRRWGSLSSRQQEQVMGTTQEHNLVSSEQSASSHNVRACSATPDSDEPRLIKQGMPYGDMASQGLFFVSCSASARPFKDMLHSQIYGNGEGDYDRWLDFTSAETGAAFFAPSIAFIRQQAKLSHD, encoded by the coding sequence ATGACACAACCACAAAAAGGCATTTGCGCGGAACCTAACCTACACGCACAGTATTTAATGCTGAATGTTATTGATGATGACAGTGAAGCAGTAAGAGCCAAATTGTCTCGTGTGTTAGATATTTTTGAACACTTTGAAAACGAGCATTATGAAGCCATGGTGACAGGCGTGGTGGCCATTGGTACTAGTTATTGGACTGAAGTGTATCCTGGACTTATCCCCGTCGAGCTAACGCCGTTTCCCGATATGCAGTGCGAAGATAGAAGTGCGCCCACTATGCCCTGCGATATCTTTATTCAAATTCGCGCTGATAGATTAGACATTTGCCATGCCGTTGGTATTGAGGTAATGGACTTACTGCGTATTCACGTTGAGCTGGTTGAGCAAATTCGCGGCTTTCGCTACCTCGATGGAAGAGATCTAAATGGTTTTCTTTATGCTTCAGACAATCCGCGGGGAATGAAGCGAAGACAAATTGCGGTGATCGGCGAGGATGATCCCGACTTTGCGGGTGGCAGCTACGTACACGTGCAGCGCTATCGTCACGATTTGCGGCGTTGGGGAAGCTTATCAAGTCGCCAGCAAGAACAGGTGATGGGTACTACTCAAGAACATAATTTGGTGAGTAGCGAACAATCTGCTTCATCACATAACGTGCGAGCATGTAGCGCGACTCCTGATAGCGATGAGCCACGACTGATAAAACAAGGCATGCCGTATGGTGATATGGCATCACAAGGATTGTTTTTTGTAAGTTGCAGTGCAAGTGCCAGACCATTTAAAGATATGTTGCATAGCCAAATTTACGGTAATGGCGAAGGTGATTATGACCGTTGGTTAGACTTTACTAGCGCCGAGACAGGGGCGGCATTTTTTGCGCCGTCTATCGCCTTTATACGGCAGCAAGCCAAGTTATCTCACGATTAG